One Streptococcus sp. S1 DNA window includes the following coding sequences:
- a CDS encoding dihydroorotate oxidase gives MVSTKTQIAGFEFDNCLMNAAGVACMTTEELEEVKNSAAGTFVTKTATLEFRAGNPEPRYQDVPLGSINSMGLPNQGLDYYLNYLLELQETDPDRTFFLSLVGMSPEETHTILKKVQDSDFKGLTELNLSCPNVPGKPQIAYDFDTTDRILSEVFAYFTKPLGIKLPPYFDIVHFDQVAAIFNKYPLKFVNCVNSIGNGLYIEDESVVIRPKNGFGGIGGEYIKPTALANVHAFYQRLNPEIQIVGTGGVLTGRDAFEHILCGASMVQIGTTLHKEGVGAFDRITAEFKAIMEEKGYQSLEDFRGKLHYID, from the coding sequence ATGGTATCGACAAAGACGCAAATTGCTGGTTTTGAATTTGACAACTGCTTGATGAATGCGGCAGGTGTAGCCTGTATGACCACTGAGGAATTAGAAGAAGTGAAGAACTCAGCTGCTGGGACCTTTGTGACCAAGACAGCGACCTTAGAATTCCGTGCTGGTAATCCAGAGCCACGCTACCAAGATGTGCCGCTTGGTTCGATCAATTCGATGGGGCTACCTAACCAAGGGTTGGACTATTATTTGAATTACTTATTAGAGTTGCAAGAAACGGATCCTGACCGGACCTTCTTCTTATCTCTCGTCGGCATGTCTCCTGAAGAGACCCATACCATCTTGAAAAAGGTGCAAGACAGTGACTTTAAAGGCTTGACAGAGTTGAACCTATCTTGTCCCAATGTCCCTGGGAAACCTCAGATTGCCTATGATTTTGATACGACAGATCGGATCTTGTCTGAGGTCTTTGCCTATTTCACCAAACCTCTAGGGATCAAGTTGCCACCTTATTTTGATATCGTTCATTTTGATCAAGTAGCAGCGATCTTTAACAAATACCCGCTCAAGTTTGTCAACTGCGTCAACTCGATCGGAAATGGCCTCTACATCGAGGATGAATCCGTGGTGATTCGTCCTAAGAACGGATTTGGTGGGATTGGTGGAGAATACATCAAACCAACGGCTCTCGCTAATGTCCATGCTTTTTACCAACGTCTGAATCCAGAAATCCAGATTGTGGGGACAGGGGGCGTCTTGACTGGTCGCGATGCTTTTGAACATATCCTTTGTGGGGCTAGTATGGTGCAAATCGGAACGACACTCCATAAAGAAGGAGTAGGAGCTTTTGACCGCATCACTGCGGAGTTCAAAGCCATCATGGAAGAAAAAGGCTACCAAAGCCTGGAAGACTTCCGTGGGAAATTGCACTACATTGACTAA